Below is a window of Nerophis lumbriciformis linkage group LG20, RoL_Nlum_v2.1, whole genome shotgun sequence DNA.
gcacagaaaagagaaagacgtgtgttctttccCCACATAAGGATGGTGaaagatgggcaaaattcccatcCAGAAGAGATATGACATGTGTCATGTAATATTATCTAAGGATAAGATTGACGGGGCGACAGACATGACACCAACTAGTGAGATGCATTCATTTCAAGCCTTTGATTTGACATTTGTTCTTCGGTTCCTTCGTGCTCTGGATCTGACTCTGGCTCCTACATACACAGTTGGATGCTAAAATCCGCTGGTGTTGCCATTCATGTTGCTCAACAATGGACTCAGATCAGAAATCTGGACCAAAATCCAGTcagcatgaaagaaaataagttacTTTCTCTTTAATATCGTTGAAATTAATTCATGGTGATGTTGttgattgttagttttttttaacgttCCGTCAAGATTGAGTCGTGGAGGAAGAAAATTAGACGGAAAATCTTTTGCGTATCCGAGTTACAGCAGGGGACATGTTTTGCACCGAGGaattaaaaaatctaaatcaaataTGGGATTATAAATATTGTAGATTATTTGCATGTGCGAGCAGCTCTGTTGAACGAAGCGTCTTCATGCAATGTTTGCCAACCCACTCGGACTCGTCATGTGGACCTGTTCTTAAGACGTCCGTGGTAGAAAGCCAGGATGACGGCCGCTGTTTGGCCTTGTGGACTTTGTAGTTCTGCCCTCTGTTGTTGTCCCAGTGTGGCCGAGATGGTCTGAACACCACACAAAACTCCGTCCCGTCCATCGGCTCTACGTTCCGAGGTATGCACAAGTCGAAGGCGTAAACATCCACGTCGTAACCGCGGCAACGCCGTCGTTGCAGGAAGACGCACGGCACGTCGTAATGGTGCCACCAGGAGTCAAAGGTCACCTTAACGTGCAGTGCTCTGTCGCCGCCGCCGTGGAAGACGTGCACTTTGCCACTCATGAAGCGCTCGGAAATGCTGCAGCTTTCCAACCGCACGTGCGTCTCCGGTTTGCGTGGCGAGAAGGCGGGAAAGTGGAGGGTGGGTTGAGGGAAGCCCGGACCGTACTTGTGGCGGTGGGATTTGTTTGAAGTATCGGGCACGAATAGACGCACGGCGGTCAGCGCCAGTCCCTTGGCGTCTGCGAAGACCACGCGCTTCTTGTTGAGGCCGCCGT
It encodes the following:
- the ppp1r3c2a gene encoding protein phosphatase 1 regulatory subunit 3C, producing MFILQTWQISDVCGWNQQNSRKCWEMNITRVPPAFNTQTTGLPVDLAGCLSQRRPLHHLLAMKPSFESTNSPQRNSFHSSHLSSMEPGRCFQKDGGLNKKRVVFADAKGLALTAVRLFVPDTSNKSHRHKYGPGFPQPTLHFPAFSPRKPETHVRLESCSISERFMSGKVHVFHGGGDRALHVKVTFDSWWHHYDVPCVFLQRRRCRGYDVDVYAFDLCIPRNVEPMDGTEFCVVFRPSRPHWDNNRGQNYKVHKAKQRPSSWLSTTDVLRTGPHDESEWVGKHCMKTLRSTELLAHANNLQYL